The following coding sequences are from one Stigmatopora nigra isolate UIUO_SnigA chromosome 10, RoL_Snig_1.1, whole genome shotgun sequence window:
- the poc1a gene encoding POC1 centriolar protein homolog A isoform X2 — protein MLGGMHKTGSKRSTPGINKCGSTTSSFGIKSKRKNATLRPDPTLEHNFKGHKDAVTSVDFSSNMKQLGSSSRDGVVMIWNMKPQRRAYRFDGHEDSITSVKFSPSGDLVASSSKDKTVRLWVPNMKAQSTVFKAHTATVRSVNFSEDGQSLVTASDDKTVKVWTAHRPKFLFSLNQHINWVRCARFSPDSRLIVSSSDDKTIKLWDKNSRECIHSFYEHAGYANQVDFHPSGTCIAAASTDNSVKVWDIRSLKMLQHYQVHSGAVNSLSFHPSGHFLLTASNDSTTKILDLVEGKLLFTLHGHQSAVNSVAFCRTGDYFASGGSDEQVMVWKTNFDERSDTPKNHRSTTPTYQAPEPAQTAVKIVRDHGGGMHTNAKRSSSSSSTSSNPRVHHAQPCQPPLEVAQTLERPTTPSLTSALENIIGQLDILTQGTQIDDHSHSIILPPVDSSPR, from the exons ATGTTGGGAGGAATGCATAAAACCGGGTCCAAAAGATCCACGCCAGGGATAAACAAATGTGGCTCTACTACTTCTTCGTTTGgaatcaaatcaaagaggaaaaACGCCACCCTGCGG CCTGATCCAACACTTGAGCATAATTTCAAGGGTCACAAGGATGCTGTAACAAGTGTTGACTTCAGCAGCAACATGAAACAGCTTG GTAGCAGTTCCAGAGATGGAGTTGTGATGATCTGGAACATGAAACCACAGAGGCGTGCATATCGTTTTGATGGACATGAAGACTCTATCACTTCTGTAAAGTTTTCTCCCTCAGGAGACCTGGTGGCTTCTTCTTCCAAAGACAAGACTGTACGCCTTTGGGTGCCCAACAT GAAGGCTCAGTCAACTGTATTCAAGGCTCACACAGCCACCGTGCGTAGCGTGAACTTTTCTGAGGACGGTCAGAGTCTGGTCACAGCATCTGACGACAAGACAGTCAAAGTGTGGACCGCCCATCGACCAAAGTTCCTCTTCTCTTTAAACCAGCACATAAACTGGGTCCGTTGTGCCAG GTTCTCTCCAGACAGCCGCTTAATCGTTTCCTCGAGTGATGACAAAACCATCAAACTGTGGGACAAAAACAGCAGGGAATGTATTCACTCATTCTACGAGCATGCagg TTATGCGAACCAAGTGGATTTTCATCCAAGTGGAACATGCATTGCTGCAGCCAGTACTGACAATTCAGTCAAAGTGTGGGATATTCGATCCCTCAAGATGCTGCAACATTACCAAG TTCACAGTGGCGCTGTGAACAGTTTGTCTTTTCATCCGTCTGGTCATTTTCTTCTGACTGCGTCCAACGATTCAACAACAAAGATACTTGATCTTGTGGAGGGAAAACTGTTATTCACATTGCATGGACACCAG agtgCAGTAAATTCTGTGGCCTTTTGCAGAACAGGAGATTACTTTGCCTCAGGAGGTTCTGATGAGCAG GTGATGGTGTGGAAGACCAACTTTGATGAGAGAAGTGACACACCCAAGAATCACCGATCCACCACTCCCACataccag GCCCCGGAACCTGCCCAAACTGCTGTCAAAATAGTCCGTGATCACGGTGGAGGTATGCATACCAACGCCAAAAGGAGTTCTAGCAGCAGTTCCACCTCCAGCAATCCAAGGGTCCACCACGCCCAGCCATGTCAACCACCACTCGAAGTAGCCCAGACCCTGGAGAGACCCACAACCCCCAGTTTAACAAGCGCACTCGAAAACATCATTGGTCAATTGGATATTCTTACACAG ggcacacagatagatgaccattcacactcaatcatactgccaccggTGGATTCGAGCCCGCGCTAG
- the poc1a gene encoding POC1 centriolar protein homolog A isoform X1, producing the protein MLGGMHKTGSKRSTPGINKCGSTTSSFGIKSKRKNATLRPDPTLEHNFKGHKDAVTSVDFSSNMKQLGSSSRDGVVMIWNMKPQRRAYRFDGHEDSITSVKFSPSGDLVASSSKDKTVRLWVPNMKAQSTVFKAHTATVRSVNFSEDGQSLVTASDDKTVKVWTAHRPKFLFSLNQHINWVRCARFSPDSRLIVSSSDDKTIKLWDKNSRECIHSFYEHAGYANQVDFHPSGTCIAAASTDNSVKVWDIRSLKMLQHYQVHSGAVNSLSFHPSGHFLLTASNDSTTKILDLVEGKLLFTLHGHQSAVNSVAFCRTGDYFASGGSDEQVMVWKTNFDERSDTPKNHRSTTPTYQAPEPAQTAVKIVRDHGGGMHTNAKRSSSSSSTSSNPRVHHAQPCQPPLEVAQTLERPTTPSLTSALENIIGQLDILTQTVSMLEQRLTLTEDKLKECLQNQVDSQTFLDEESWTPDGPY; encoded by the exons ATGTTGGGAGGAATGCATAAAACCGGGTCCAAAAGATCCACGCCAGGGATAAACAAATGTGGCTCTACTACTTCTTCGTTTGgaatcaaatcaaagaggaaaaACGCCACCCTGCGG CCTGATCCAACACTTGAGCATAATTTCAAGGGTCACAAGGATGCTGTAACAAGTGTTGACTTCAGCAGCAACATGAAACAGCTTG GTAGCAGTTCCAGAGATGGAGTTGTGATGATCTGGAACATGAAACCACAGAGGCGTGCATATCGTTTTGATGGACATGAAGACTCTATCACTTCTGTAAAGTTTTCTCCCTCAGGAGACCTGGTGGCTTCTTCTTCCAAAGACAAGACTGTACGCCTTTGGGTGCCCAACAT GAAGGCTCAGTCAACTGTATTCAAGGCTCACACAGCCACCGTGCGTAGCGTGAACTTTTCTGAGGACGGTCAGAGTCTGGTCACAGCATCTGACGACAAGACAGTCAAAGTGTGGACCGCCCATCGACCAAAGTTCCTCTTCTCTTTAAACCAGCACATAAACTGGGTCCGTTGTGCCAG GTTCTCTCCAGACAGCCGCTTAATCGTTTCCTCGAGTGATGACAAAACCATCAAACTGTGGGACAAAAACAGCAGGGAATGTATTCACTCATTCTACGAGCATGCagg TTATGCGAACCAAGTGGATTTTCATCCAAGTGGAACATGCATTGCTGCAGCCAGTACTGACAATTCAGTCAAAGTGTGGGATATTCGATCCCTCAAGATGCTGCAACATTACCAAG TTCACAGTGGCGCTGTGAACAGTTTGTCTTTTCATCCGTCTGGTCATTTTCTTCTGACTGCGTCCAACGATTCAACAACAAAGATACTTGATCTTGTGGAGGGAAAACTGTTATTCACATTGCATGGACACCAG agtgCAGTAAATTCTGTGGCCTTTTGCAGAACAGGAGATTACTTTGCCTCAGGAGGTTCTGATGAGCAG GTGATGGTGTGGAAGACCAACTTTGATGAGAGAAGTGACACACCCAAGAATCACCGATCCACCACTCCCACataccag GCCCCGGAACCTGCCCAAACTGCTGTCAAAATAGTCCGTGATCACGGTGGAGGTATGCATACCAACGCCAAAAGGAGTTCTAGCAGCAGTTCCACCTCCAGCAATCCAAGGGTCCACCACGCCCAGCCATGTCAACCACCACTCGAAGTAGCCCAGACCCTGGAGAGACCCACAACCCCCAGTTTAACAAGCGCACTCGAAAACATCATTGGTCAATTGGATATTCTTACACAG ACGGTGTCCATGTTGGAACAGCGACTGACGTTGACTGAAGACAAGCTGAAGGAATGTTTACAGAATCAGGTTGACTCTCAAACATTTCTGGATGAGGAAAGCTGGACCCCGGATGGCCCATACTGA
- the poc1a gene encoding POC1 centriolar protein homolog A isoform X3, with protein sequence MMAKTLPDPTLEHNFKGHKDAVTSVDFSSNMKQLGSSSRDGVVMIWNMKPQRRAYRFDGHEDSITSVKFSPSGDLVASSSKDKTVRLWVPNMKAQSTVFKAHTATVRSVNFSEDGQSLVTASDDKTVKVWTAHRPKFLFSLNQHINWVRCARFSPDSRLIVSSSDDKTIKLWDKNSRECIHSFYEHAGYANQVDFHPSGTCIAAASTDNSVKVWDIRSLKMLQHYQVHSGAVNSLSFHPSGHFLLTASNDSTTKILDLVEGKLLFTLHGHQSAVNSVAFCRTGDYFASGGSDEQVMVWKTNFDERSDTPKNHRSTTPTYQAPEPAQTAVKIVRDHGGGMHTNAKRSSSSSSTSSNPRVHHAQPCQPPLEVAQTLERPTTPSLTSALENIIGQLDILTQTVSMLEQRLTLTEDKLKECLQNQVDSQTFLDEESWTPDGPY encoded by the exons ATGATGGCTAAGACACTG CCTGATCCAACACTTGAGCATAATTTCAAGGGTCACAAGGATGCTGTAACAAGTGTTGACTTCAGCAGCAACATGAAACAGCTTG GTAGCAGTTCCAGAGATGGAGTTGTGATGATCTGGAACATGAAACCACAGAGGCGTGCATATCGTTTTGATGGACATGAAGACTCTATCACTTCTGTAAAGTTTTCTCCCTCAGGAGACCTGGTGGCTTCTTCTTCCAAAGACAAGACTGTACGCCTTTGGGTGCCCAACAT GAAGGCTCAGTCAACTGTATTCAAGGCTCACACAGCCACCGTGCGTAGCGTGAACTTTTCTGAGGACGGTCAGAGTCTGGTCACAGCATCTGACGACAAGACAGTCAAAGTGTGGACCGCCCATCGACCAAAGTTCCTCTTCTCTTTAAACCAGCACATAAACTGGGTCCGTTGTGCCAG GTTCTCTCCAGACAGCCGCTTAATCGTTTCCTCGAGTGATGACAAAACCATCAAACTGTGGGACAAAAACAGCAGGGAATGTATTCACTCATTCTACGAGCATGCagg TTATGCGAACCAAGTGGATTTTCATCCAAGTGGAACATGCATTGCTGCAGCCAGTACTGACAATTCAGTCAAAGTGTGGGATATTCGATCCCTCAAGATGCTGCAACATTACCAAG TTCACAGTGGCGCTGTGAACAGTTTGTCTTTTCATCCGTCTGGTCATTTTCTTCTGACTGCGTCCAACGATTCAACAACAAAGATACTTGATCTTGTGGAGGGAAAACTGTTATTCACATTGCATGGACACCAG agtgCAGTAAATTCTGTGGCCTTTTGCAGAACAGGAGATTACTTTGCCTCAGGAGGTTCTGATGAGCAG GTGATGGTGTGGAAGACCAACTTTGATGAGAGAAGTGACACACCCAAGAATCACCGATCCACCACTCCCACataccag GCCCCGGAACCTGCCCAAACTGCTGTCAAAATAGTCCGTGATCACGGTGGAGGTATGCATACCAACGCCAAAAGGAGTTCTAGCAGCAGTTCCACCTCCAGCAATCCAAGGGTCCACCACGCCCAGCCATGTCAACCACCACTCGAAGTAGCCCAGACCCTGGAGAGACCCACAACCCCCAGTTTAACAAGCGCACTCGAAAACATCATTGGTCAATTGGATATTCTTACACAG ACGGTGTCCATGTTGGAACAGCGACTGACGTTGACTGAAGACAAGCTGAAGGAATGTTTACAGAATCAGGTTGACTCTCAAACATTTCTGGATGAGGAAAGCTGGACCCCGGATGGCCCATACTGA